The segment ACGCCAGCGTCTGTGATTTTGGTTCCCCGCAGCCACAGTTCCGTAAGCGATAGTAAACCTGCGAGATGCTCGAGACCTGCATCCGTAATTGCAGTCTCGCCCAGAGAAAGCCACTCCAAGGATTTGATCTTTGAGATTGGCGCGAGCCCTTCGTCCGTAAATTTTGTTTTTGCGAGGGCCAAATGCGTAAGTGCAGGCAATTCCTGCGCAAATGTAAGCGATTGGTCGTCGATCAATGTGCCGTCGAGATATAGCCCCTTCAGTTTGGAAAGGTGTGAAAGATCACGCAATCCTGGCCCACGGACGTGTGTATCGCTCAGGTCAAGCTGCTCTAGATCGGTCAATTCGGCGAGATATTTCAGTCCATCGTCAGTTACTTTTGTCCCGCCGAGAAAAAGTTCCTTGAGGGATCGCAATCCCGCAAAGTGCTGCAGTGCGCGATCGCCGATCGCCGTCCAGCGAATGTCGAGCAATTCGAGGGATTTCAAACCCTCCAGATTTACTGTGCCGTCGTCCGTGACCGCGGTCATGAACATCCACAGTTGGTTCAAGCCGCGGAGCCTGGCGACATGGATCAAACCGGCATCCGTAACCTCTGTTTCGCTGAAATCGAGGCCTTCCAGGCTGGTCAGGTCTGCCACAAAGCCCAGACTCTCGTCGGTGACAGATGGATTCTTAAATAGAAAGACTCCTTTCACTCCCGGCAGGTCTCGTAGCAAGCGCAGATCATCAGGCTGAGGTGACCGGCGGCCAAGGTTGACCGTATTGACGGAGCGAAATAACTCTTCGCCCAACGCTGATCGCAGCCATTTGGGAGCCCAGAGTTTGCGAATGACGCCTACATCGTTATTCGCGTCACGCAGTTCGAAGTTATCGACCTGCATACGGCTTCCGTCGGCCTCGCGACCATAGTCAAAATATAGGTATCCTCCGAGTTCGCCCACCTTCGCGACGGCCCGTCCTTGCTGGCGTGCGCGGTTGGCGACAACCGCCAACCAAGCCATCGACATGCACAGCAACGTCACAACGAAAAAAAGTGTTCGCAGGCTATAGATTGGCCAGCGAAGTCTTTTGTGCGTCTTCTCGGTGTGGTTGTCGACCGTGGCCATCATCTTCTTTGGTTGCCTCTCCGAAATGTCGGCCGTATATCCCGCATCGGCTACGTCTTGTCGCTGCCAGACTCCGACGCGAGTAACGGCGTACGGCCTGCCCGCGGCGGCACCGGCAACCGATTTCCCGTTGCGGCGGCGCGGCGCGCGCCGACGCGACTTTCGCGATTCAACTGGGCCATGAACGCGTCGAAATCGACCTCCATGGTGTGTCTCTTCGATTTCACAAATCGGCGCAACATCGCGGCGTGCTCGGCCGCGGTGGTCGCCCGCATCTTCGCCTCGCTCGGTAGCGCATAGCGGCCGCAAAGGTACTCGGCTGCCAGACACGCCTGTCGTTCGGCTGCCGGAAAAATTGCGCCTAGTGGCTGTAACAGCCCGATGAAGAACAAATTGTCGATTCCCGGCTTGAACATGCGCAAATACAGCGGCAGATTATTGTCCGGCGCGGCCAGGAAATCTTCGTCGAAAAAAGGAAACGAGACCTTGTAGCCCGTGCAGTAAACGATTGCGTCAATCTGTTCCGTGCTGCCGTCGGCGAAACGCACATGGTCGCCGGCCAACTCGGCAATATTAGGCTTCGGCACGACGTCACCATGCGCGATGCGATCGAGAATTACCGAGGATACGCTAGGATGGGCCTCCATGAGCCGGTGGTCAGGTTTTTGCAGTCCATAGTCTTCCATACGGCCAACTTGCAAGCGCAGCATGGGAGCGAGGAATATTCGCGCAATCCACCACGGAATTCCCGGCATCACCCACTGATCAGCCGGACGTCCTAGCAAATACTTGGGAATGATGTGCGCGCCGCGCCGCGATGCTAGAAACACTTTGTTGGCTACGTAGCTGCACTCGACGGAAATATCCATAGCGCTGTTGCCCATCCCCAGGATGAGCACGTTTTTGCCGCGGAATCGTTCCGCGTCACGATAGTCGTGCGAGTGCATCTCCAGGCCATCAAACGTGCCAGGAAACGGCGGCTCCGGCCAGCGCGGGTTCCAATGATGCCCGTTGCCGACCAGCAATGCGTCGTATACGCGTTCCTCGCCGGTCGACAGACGCACGCGCCATGTGCCATTGGACTGCCGTTGCGCGTGATCTACCCCCGTATTGAACGTCACCAGTTCGCGCAGGCCGAAATACCGGGCATAGCTGCGAAAGTACTCCAACACCTGCGTGTGATGGCAGTAGTTGGGATACTCCGCGGGCATGGGAAAATCTGAATACTGCATCCGTGACTTCGACGAGTCGATGTGCAGCAAGCGGTAGGCACTGCTGCGTTTGTTAGGATTGTTGTAATACCAATTGCCGCCAATATCATCGCTGAGTTCGAAGCAGTCGAAGGGCAGCCCACGCTCTTTGAGCGCCTTGGCGGTGGTCAGGCCACTAGAACCCGCGCCAATTATGCACGAGACGGGCAGTTTGCTCATGTGACTTGTCACCTATCGAATTCAGTCGCCGCATCAGCGTTCATGATGCGGGGGAGATATCTCGCCCTCTCAACAAGGGGCATTTCAACCACACGCCGTAAGCCTGGCCAGCCTGCGCAGTGCGGACGGATTGTTACTCCGCACTTTTTTGCGCAATCG is part of the Pirellulales bacterium genome and harbors:
- a CDS encoding NAD(P)-binding domain-containing protein encodes the protein MSKLPVSCIIGAGSSGLTTAKALKERGLPFDCFELSDDIGGNWYYNNPNKRSSAYRLLHIDSSKSRMQYSDFPMPAEYPNYCHHTQVLEYFRSYARYFGLRELVTFNTGVDHAQRQSNGTWRVRLSTGEERVYDALLVGNGHHWNPRWPEPPFPGTFDGLEMHSHDYRDAERFRGKNVLILGMGNSAMDISVECSYVANKVFLASRRGAHIIPKYLLGRPADQWVMPGIPWWIARIFLAPMLRLQVGRMEDYGLQKPDHRLMEAHPSVSSVILDRIAHGDVVPKPNIAELAGDHVRFADGSTEQIDAIVYCTGYKVSFPFFDEDFLAAPDNNLPLYLRMFKPGIDNLFFIGLLQPLGAIFPAAERQACLAAEYLCGRYALPSEAKMRATTAAEHAAMLRRFVKSKRHTMEVDFDAFMAQLNRESRVGARRAAATGNRLPVPPRAGRTPLLASESGSDKT